Proteins co-encoded in one Candidatus Jidaibacter acanthamoeba genomic window:
- a CDS encoding protein-L-isoaspartate O-methyltransferase family protein — MKDFNQARTNMVKNQVMTNNVFNHNILDAMQEVPRHEFIEGKWREMAYLDTRLPLDKNRKMLEPAVFARMLDACGISKDDSVLDIACGSGYSIAIIAKLAKKVIGLESINSLAIKAADYVKREGLNNVAIKSGNLLAGAPENAPYDIIIINGALNKAPDELLMQLKNKGRLVFIEHSSGIMKAVKYMLINGSYNKVELFDAYAELL; from the coding sequence ATGAAAGATTTTAATCAAGCCAGAACTAACATGGTTAAAAACCAAGTTATGACAAACAATGTTTTTAATCATAATATACTTGATGCAATGCAAGAAGTACCAAGGCATGAATTTATAGAAGGAAAGTGGAGAGAAATGGCTTACCTTGATACTAGGCTTCCTCTTGATAAAAATAGAAAAATGCTTGAGCCTGCCGTATTCGCTAGAATGCTGGATGCTTGCGGGATTAGTAAAGACGATTCAGTGCTGGATATTGCATGCGGAAGCGGATACTCCATAGCTATTATAGCTAAGCTTGCAAAAAAAGTGATCGGTTTGGAATCAATTAACTCTCTTGCAATAAAAGCAGCAGACTATGTTAAAAGGGAAGGCTTAAACAATGTTGCAATTAAGAGTGGCAATTTATTAGCAGGTGCACCGGAAAATGCTCCCTATGATATTATAATTATAAACGGTGCTTTAAATAAAGCTCCCGACGAACTATTAATGCAACTTAAAAACAAAGGTAGATTAGTTTTTATTGAGCACAGTAGCGGAATAATGAAAGCCGTAAAATATATGCTTATCAACGGCTCATATAATAAAGTTGAGCTTTTTGATGCTTATGCAGAACTATTATAA
- a CDS encoding CarD family transcriptional regulator, which translates to MFQVASKKIFTVGDSVVYPSHGVGQITGEETQVIAGVEMKLYVITFAKDKMILRVPTSRAIKTGLRHLCNSDEFSAVMKSLKGKAKIVKGMWSKRAQEYENKINSGDAVAIAEVLRDLYRNIDDPDRSYSERQIYDAALDRLAQEYSAAANINKEEASNLIVDALNQAV; encoded by the coding sequence ATGTTTCAAGTTGCAAGCAAAAAGATTTTTACTGTTGGGGATTCCGTAGTTTATCCCTCCCATGGCGTTGGGCAGATTACCGGTGAAGAAACTCAGGTGATTGCAGGAGTAGAGATGAAGCTTTATGTCATTACCTTTGCAAAAGATAAAATGATTCTTAGGGTTCCAACTTCAAGAGCTATCAAAACAGGTTTAAGGCACTTATGTAATTCAGATGAATTCAGTGCTGTGATGAAGAGCTTAAAAGGTAAAGCGAAAATTGTTAAAGGGATGTGGAGTAAGAGAGCACAAGAATACGAAAATAAAATTAATTCCGGGGATGCAGTAGCAATTGCGGAAGTTCTTAGAGACTTATATAGAAATATTGATGATCCTGATAGGTCTTACAGTGAAAGACAAATTTACGATGCGGCTTTAGATAGATTAGCTCAAGAATACTCGGCAGCAGCTAATATTAATAAAGAAGAAGCCAGTAACCTTATAGTTGATGCGTTAAACCAAGCAGTATAA
- a CDS encoding RnfABCDGE type electron transport complex subunit D, translated as MQNTENIKKIDVRSYQMAAQVLFLTLGIYFLDFDINYFNVFITMLSTIFTQYICCLFFKQRFEAKNAVITGLSLSLVLRSNDLVIFILAGVVAILSKFIIRFNNRHIFNPAIFGLISVLLFSNSAWISPGQWGTLSWVLALLIIIGLFVAVKSNRLDVALAFISTYIVLTGVRGFWLNEPLNLIFYQFENGAAFLFTFFTISDPKTTPQTSSKRIVFGIIAGVWAMILRYYFYNPYYIVYSLALTSGMILLIKIILSFEYPKIFNKMSKAL; from the coding sequence ATGCAAAATACAGAGAATATAAAGAAAATTGATGTCAGGTCATATCAAATGGCTGCACAAGTGCTTTTCCTAACGCTCGGTATATATTTTTTAGATTTTGATATTAATTATTTTAATGTTTTTATCACAATGCTAAGTACAATATTTACTCAGTATATTTGTTGCCTTTTTTTTAAGCAAAGGTTTGAAGCAAAAAATGCGGTAATTACCGGGTTATCATTAAGCTTGGTGTTAAGAAGCAATGATCTTGTAATTTTTATACTGGCGGGAGTAGTTGCGATCCTTTCAAAGTTTATTATCAGGTTTAATAATCGTCACATATTTAATCCAGCAATTTTTGGATTAATCAGTGTATTATTATTTTCAAATTCCGCCTGGATATCGCCTGGGCAGTGGGGAACTTTATCTTGGGTGCTGGCACTCTTAATTATAATTGGGTTGTTTGTCGCAGTGAAATCAAATAGACTTGATGTCGCTTTAGCTTTTATTTCTACATATATAGTATTAACCGGTGTGCGCGGATTTTGGCTTAATGAGCCTTTAAATCTTATTTTTTATCAATTTGAAAACGGGGCGGCATTTTTGTTTACGTTTTTTACTATTTCCGATCCGAAAACTACGCCTCAAACTTCCTCTAAGCGAATAGTATTCGGTATTATTGCCGGGGTTTGGGCAATGATACTAAGATATTATTTTTATAATCCGTATTATATTGTGTACTCTTTAGCCTTAACTTCAGGCATGATATTACTGATCAAAATTATTCTTTCTTTTGAGTACCCAAAAATTTTTAATAAAATGAGCAAAGCACTATGA
- a CDS encoding NUDIX hydrolase, with product MHRKKILELLNDYTSHHIEEVEYKNQIISFIKQNSDCFDRSNKAGHLTASAWLLNRSGDKALLMHHAKLNSWVQPGGHCDNDPDIISVALKEAKEESGINGIELVSHTIFDIDIHYIPAFHTESSHNHYDIRFLLQVKSNEEVKINHESKELRWVSKDISELPTDSKSIIRMFNKWIYL from the coding sequence GTGCATAGAAAAAAGATATTAGAATTACTTAATGATTACACCTCGCACCATATAGAAGAAGTTGAATATAAAAACCAAATTATTTCATTTATTAAACAAAACAGTGATTGTTTTGACCGATCTAACAAGGCAGGCCATCTTACCGCCTCAGCATGGCTTTTAAACAGGAGTGGTGATAAAGCATTACTTATGCACCATGCGAAACTAAATTCATGGGTACAACCCGGCGGACACTGTGATAATGACCCGGATATAATTTCAGTTGCTTTAAAGGAAGCTAAAGAAGAATCCGGAATTAATGGTATTGAACTTGTTTCGCATACAATCTTTGATATCGATATTCATTATATTCCGGCATTTCATACCGAATCCAGTCACAATCATTATGATATTAGGTTTTTACTTCAAGTTAAAAGCAATGAAGAAGTAAAAATAAATCATGAATCTAAGGAACTTAGATGGGTAAGTAAAGACATATCGGAACTCCCTACCGATTCCAAGTCAATTATAAGAATGTTTAATAAGTGGATATACCTTTAA
- a CDS encoding DUF2330 domain-containing protein, with translation MKKIISKLLITSAFLSVFTANNANAFCGFYVAKADTKIFNKASKVVITRNEDKNVITMASDYTGDVKEFAMIVPVPVSIAKEQVHVTENKIVDHLDAFTSPRLVEYFDPDPCRKEERFIAFSAVGKMAGGGNSTASLGVTIEEEYTVGEYDIVILSAKESGGLIQWLNQNGYKVPHEAKDVVMSYIKQGIKFFVAKVNLAEYEKLGHKYLRPIQVAFESKKFMLPIRLGTVNADGAQELFIFTLTKNGRVEPTNYRTSRIPTDINVPLFVRKEFNNFYKALFDEHIRKENMQTIMLEYAWDMGWCDPCASEPIAPEELRELGVFWVESLLNTGASDSFASGSVGKRFIQPVNDVFVTRMHVRYDLEHFPDDIVFNETKDKTNFQGRFIMNHPWNGESSCEEAKKYKDGLGARFEEEAQNLAKLTGWKIEDIREKMKKDGQTTFKKPVKWYERIWPKN, from the coding sequence ATGAAAAAAATTATTTCTAAACTGTTAATTACTTCAGCCTTTCTTTCAGTTTTTACCGCAAATAATGCAAATGCATTTTGCGGATTTTATGTTGCTAAAGCTGATACAAAAATTTTTAATAAGGCATCTAAAGTAGTAATTACCCGCAACGAAGATAAAAATGTAATAACCATGGCGAGTGATTATACAGGCGATGTTAAAGAGTTCGCGATGATTGTTCCGGTGCCGGTTAGTATAGCTAAAGAGCAAGTGCATGTAACTGAAAATAAAATAGTAGATCACTTGGATGCTTTTACTTCTCCCAGGCTTGTAGAGTATTTTGATCCAGATCCTTGTAGGAAAGAGGAAAGATTTATAGCATTTTCTGCTGTAGGCAAGATGGCTGGAGGCGGTAATTCCACAGCGTCACTTGGGGTTACGATTGAAGAAGAATATACGGTCGGTGAATATGATATAGTAATTTTATCAGCAAAAGAGAGCGGTGGGCTCATTCAGTGGCTAAATCAAAATGGTTATAAAGTTCCGCATGAAGCTAAAGATGTAGTGATGAGTTATATAAAGCAGGGAATAAAATTTTTCGTTGCTAAGGTAAACCTTGCCGAGTATGAAAAGCTTGGGCATAAATATTTAAGGCCTATTCAGGTTGCTTTTGAATCCAAAAAATTTATGTTGCCGATTAGGCTCGGTACCGTTAACGCAGACGGCGCGCAGGAATTATTTATTTTTACTTTAACTAAAAATGGCAGGGTTGAGCCGACCAACTATAGGACTTCGCGCATACCTACCGATATAAATGTTCCTCTCTTTGTCAGAAAGGAATTCAATAATTTTTATAAAGCTCTTTTTGATGAGCATATTAGAAAAGAGAATATGCAGACAATAATGCTTGAATATGCTTGGGATATGGGATGGTGTGATCCATGTGCTTCAGAGCCGATTGCACCTGAGGAATTAAGAGAGCTCGGAGTATTCTGGGTGGAAAGCCTACTTAATACCGGTGCAAGCGATTCTTTTGCGTCAGGGAGTGTAGGAAAAAGATTTATTCAGCCGGTTAATGACGTGTTTGTAACCAGAATGCATGTCAGGTATGACCTTGAACATTTTCCGGATGATATAGTATTTAACGAAACCAAAGACAAAACTAATTTTCAGGGCAGATTTATTATGAATCATCCTTGGAACGGGGAAAGCAGCTGTGAAGAAGCTAAGAAATATAAAGACGGCTTAGGTGCGAGATTTGAGGAAGAAGCACAAAACCTTGCGAAACTTACTGGGTGGAAAATAGAAGATATTAGAGAGAAAATGAAAAAAGACGGCCAAACTACTTTCAAAAAACCTGTTAAGTGGTATGAAAGAATCTGGCCAAAAAATTAA
- a CDS encoding TAXI family TRAP transporter solute-binding subunit, producing MKRVVWFCFVSLFINIETVACAQSTPTYLPPINLPGQKTDEQMNNRQNESSSPEVITKPSGSEQPKQESITQDIRQTFLTLKNNVSKPINAPNTNIKELDKLSKIDLKKPYIDDNLITIGTGPITGVYYPAGGAICRMMNRKRNETGLRCAVESSPGSIYNLAALRNAEMDFAIVQSDWQEYAFDGTYIFEKQGPFEKLRYVLSLHNEAFTMVVRKDSKIAKLDDIQGKVVIGYQGTGARATMEALMRIKGWSISTFKSATELKPEEQIEALCNRKIDVMVVLAGHPSGMLQDAMSMCDTKILSVDDLLVRDFVAKNYEYSMTKIPGGLYVGETEDINTFGLKALLLTTTDTSSEIVYEVTKSVFEDLNNFKKLHPVFVNLELSAMINEGRAIPIHPGAMKYYQEKGYVK from the coding sequence ATGAAAAGAGTTGTTTGGTTTTGCTTTGTAAGCTTATTTATAAATATCGAAACTGTGGCTTGCGCACAGAGCACACCAACATACTTGCCTCCGATTAACCTGCCGGGGCAGAAAACTGATGAGCAAATGAATAACCGACAAAATGAATCATCAAGCCCTGAAGTTATAACTAAGCCAAGCGGTTCGGAGCAGCCAAAGCAGGAAAGTATTACTCAAGATATACGCCAAACCTTTTTAACTTTGAAGAACAATGTAAGTAAGCCGATTAACGCACCTAATACCAATATAAAAGAATTAGATAAATTATCAAAAATTGATTTAAAAAAGCCCTATATAGATGATAACTTAATTACTATAGGAACCGGGCCCATAACCGGGGTATATTACCCGGCGGGCGGAGCAATCTGCCGCATGATGAACCGAAAAAGGAATGAGACAGGCTTAAGATGCGCCGTTGAATCATCGCCGGGCTCAATATATAATCTTGCAGCATTAAGAAATGCGGAAATGGATTTTGCAATTGTTCAATCCGATTGGCAGGAATATGCTTTTGACGGTACCTATATATTTGAAAAGCAAGGGCCGTTTGAAAAACTAAGATATGTTTTATCATTGCACAACGAAGCTTTTACTATGGTAGTTAGGAAAGATTCCAAAATTGCAAAACTGGATGACATTCAAGGTAAGGTAGTAATCGGGTATCAAGGCACAGGTGCGAGAGCTACTATGGAAGCGCTCATGCGCATTAAGGGTTGGAGTATTTCCACGTTTAAAAGTGCAACCGAACTTAAACCTGAAGAGCAAATTGAAGCTTTATGTAATAGAAAAATAGATGTTATGGTGGTTTTAGCCGGCCACCCGAGCGGAATGCTCCAGGATGCAATGAGCATGTGTGATACAAAAATACTGAGTGTTGATGACCTTTTAGTGAGAGATTTCGTGGCTAAAAACTATGAATATTCCATGACTAAAATTCCCGGCGGATTATATGTAGGTGAGACGGAAGATATCAACACTTTCGGACTAAAAGCATTGCTTCTGACTACTACCGATACAAGTTCGGAAATCGTATATGAAGTTACCAAATCAGTATTTGAGGACTTAAATAACTTTAAAAAACTTCATCCCGTATTTGTTAACTTAGAGCTGAGTGCTATGATTAATGAAGGTCGTGCTATACCGATTCATCCGGGTGCAATGAAATATTATCAGGAAAAAGGATACGTCAAATAA